From Cyanobium sp. AMD-g, one genomic window encodes:
- a CDS encoding phycobilisome linker polypeptide, translating to MKVSAGTRGTGLSSSRQVALTVTGVSNNDYSRTADMVMNVPFTRMNETMRLVHSLGGRIVSVSVTGGGSPDQPAPRKGKGKARDDG from the coding sequence ATGAAGGTTTCCGCAGGTACCCGAGGCACCGGCCTCAGCAGCTCCCGGCAGGTGGCCCTCACCGTCACCGGTGTGAGCAACAACGACTATTCCCGCACCGCGGACATGGTCATGAACGTGCCCTTCACCCGCATGAACGAGACCATGCGTCTGGTCCACTCCCTGGGTGGTCGGATCGTCAGCGTCTCCGTGACCGGCGGTGGCAGCCCGGATCAGCCGGCCCCCCGCAAGGGGAAAGGCAAGGCGAGGGACGACGGCTGA
- a CDS encoding phycobilisome rod-core linker polypeptide, which yields MTLANAAYLGIERFSSDRNKENWTNATENDKAALIRAVYKQVLGNQYVMSSERLTGPESLFKRGYLSVREFVRQVAKSGLYKAKFFENCNPYRFIELNFKHLLGRAPQNKAEMLHHFTILQEQGYDAEIDSYIDSAEYQTRFGEEVVPYLHGWDYSSGQQGLQFSYMLQLTRGVGASVRGDLLKNQSRLNPSVHAEAPMPVVSPNARGSVFRKVSTDGLTRQGVGAGEEGRTFRVEISGFNNYRLHKRSNRVRFIPFNKLLQTQQQILREGGRIASITPVN from the coding sequence ATGACACTTGCCAACGCTGCCTATCTGGGCATCGAGCGTTTCTCCAGTGACCGCAACAAGGAAAACTGGACGAACGCCACCGAAAACGACAAGGCTGCCCTGATCCGCGCCGTCTACAAGCAGGTGCTCGGTAACCAGTACGTGATGTCCAGCGAGCGGCTCACGGGTCCGGAGTCCCTGTTCAAGCGCGGCTACCTCAGCGTGCGGGAGTTCGTCCGGCAGGTGGCCAAGAGTGGCCTCTACAAGGCCAAGTTCTTCGAGAACTGCAATCCCTACCGCTTCATCGAGCTGAACTTCAAGCATCTCCTGGGCCGGGCCCCCCAGAACAAGGCTGAGATGCTGCACCACTTCACGATCCTGCAGGAGCAGGGCTACGACGCCGAGATCGATTCCTACATCGACAGCGCCGAGTACCAGACCCGCTTCGGCGAAGAGGTGGTGCCCTACCTGCACGGCTGGGACTATTCCTCAGGCCAGCAGGGCCTGCAGTTCTCCTACATGCTCCAGCTCACCCGGGGCGTGGGCGCCTCGGTGCGGGGCGACCTGCTCAAGAACCAGTCCCGCCTCAATCCCTCCGTGCATGCGGAAGCCCCCATGCCGGTGGTGAGCCCCAACGCCCGCGGCAGCGTGTTCCGCAAGGTCAGCACCGATGGCCTCACCCGCCAGGGCGTGGGGGCCGGCGAAGAGGGCCGCACCTTCCGGGTGGAGATCTCCGGCTTCAACAACTACCGCCTGCACAAGCGCAGCAACCGGGTGCGCTTCATCCCCTTCAACAAGCTGTTGCAGACCCAGCAGCAGATTCTGCGGGAAGGCGGCCGCATCGCCAGCATCACCCCGGTCAACTGA
- a CDS encoding chromophore lyase CpcT/CpeT gives MSSSLARLIQQLSAGFSNQAQAFDNPPLYAHILVKFRPLPQLAPGSLLLEQTYAITPGTPYRIRVLRAEQRGGELIIHNQALSDEQRFWGAIEDEGRRQSICAADLLPLEGCTYLVREVGEGFSGEVEPGCRCLVERKGSLAYLVSSFEIDPRGMRTIDRGHDPATHEQLWGSLAGPFDFERTHDYSGDIPPAWLEN, from the coding sequence ATGAGCAGCTCCCTTGCCCGCCTCATCCAGCAGCTGAGCGCTGGCTTCAGTAACCAGGCCCAGGCCTTCGACAACCCGCCCCTGTACGCCCACATCCTGGTCAAGTTCCGGCCGCTGCCCCAGCTGGCGCCGGGTTCGCTGCTCCTCGAGCAGACCTACGCCATCACCCCCGGCACGCCCTACCGGATCCGGGTGCTCCGGGCCGAACAGCGCGGAGGCGAGCTGATCATCCACAACCAGGCCCTGAGCGACGAGCAGCGGTTCTGGGGTGCCATCGAAGACGAAGGGCGACGCCAGAGCATCTGCGCCGCCGACCTGCTGCCCCTGGAAGGCTGCACCTATCTGGTGCGGGAGGTGGGCGAAGGCTTCAGTGGCGAGGTGGAACCCGGTTGCCGTTGCCTCGTGGAACGCAAGGGCAGCCTCGCCTATCTGGTCAGCAGCTTCGAGATCGACCCCCGGGGCATGCGCACCATCGATCGGGGCCACGATCCGGCCACCCATGAGCAGCTGTGGGGATCGCTGGCCGGGCCGTTCGACTTCGAGCGCACCCACGACTACAGCGGCGACATCCCCCCGGCCTGGCTGGAGAACTGA
- a CDS encoding ComF family protein — MRVLAEGLPQWRRRPLLVPVPSWKRRGNPLPALVCRQLVHQLGYRHDALLERSRPVLGQHHLKRAMRLANQEGAFHCRRGPRPGEATGRPVLIVDDILTSGATGCNAALALETLGWPVVGMLCLARTPGGRSRRRP; from the coding sequence GTGCGGGTGCTGGCGGAGGGGCTGCCCCAGTGGCGGCGTCGGCCGCTGCTGGTGCCGGTGCCGAGCTGGAAACGCCGCGGCAACCCCCTGCCCGCCCTGGTGTGCCGCCAGCTCGTGCACCAGCTGGGCTACCGCCACGACGCGTTGCTGGAGCGGTCGAGGCCGGTGCTCGGCCAGCATCATCTGAAGCGAGCCATGCGCCTGGCCAACCAGGAGGGGGCCTTCCACTGCCGCCGCGGACCCCGCCCCGGCGAAGCCACGGGGCGGCCGGTGCTGATCGTCGACGACATCCTCACCAGCGGAGCCACCGGGTGCAACGCCGCCCTGGCCCTGGAAACACTCGGCTGGCCGGTGGTGGGGATGCTCTGCCTGGCCCGCACCCCTGGGGGCCGATCCCGCCGCAGGCCGTGA
- a CDS encoding DUF2470 domain-containing protein: MAADPLTAAVSDRICKHMNDDHAAAVLAYARHYGGCSEAMEARMLAVEPHAMRLEVDGTAVEVPFDHALSDSEDAHRTLVAMLRSLPGKT; the protein is encoded by the coding sequence ATGGCCGCCGACCCCCTCACCGCCGCGGTGAGCGACCGCATCTGCAAGCACATGAATGACGACCACGCCGCCGCCGTTCTGGCCTACGCGCGCCATTACGGCGGCTGCAGCGAGGCCATGGAGGCCCGCATGCTGGCCGTCGAGCCCCACGCCATGCGCCTGGAGGTCGACGGCACCGCCGTGGAGGTGCCCTTCGACCACGCTCTCAGCGACAGCGAAGACGCCCACCGCACCCTGGTGGCCATGCTGCGGTCGCTCCCCGGGAAGACTTGA
- a CDS encoding FGGY-family carbohydrate kinase: MSALFLGVDLGSSGLRLAVLAEAGAAGGQPDDPLLSRQSPYPGRLEEPGAWRQGLIELLATVPEAIRRRARAIAIDGTSGTLLACGADGRLLPPPLEQALPYHLACTEQSGAIAALLGQASGGAPSHPATSASGSLARALRLLAMAREAGLGPGLLLRHQADWLMGWLLDDWRWGEEGNNVRLGWDLEQGTWLAGVASGLGVGTLPQIRSSGSLLGPLAPAAAACLGLPGDCQVVAGSTDANAAVLAADPQAGDGIAVLGTTLVLKQFVAAPLAGVGLSNHRVAGRWLAGGASNAGAGVLRRFFDDARIAELSRQITPDRPTGLKLLPLSRKGERFPVDDPELEPILEPRPVSDARYLQALLEGLTAIEATGWQRLRQLGAPALQRVISVGGGARNSQWRALRSRALEIPVLNRPKRTAALGMALLARASLRMEIQSPPLRP, translated from the coding sequence GTGTCAGCGCTGTTTCTGGGGGTTGACCTCGGCAGCAGCGGCCTGCGCCTGGCCGTTCTGGCGGAAGCCGGTGCCGCCGGCGGCCAGCCCGACGATCCGCTCCTGAGCCGGCAGTCACCCTACCCCGGTCGCCTGGAAGAACCTGGCGCCTGGCGGCAGGGGCTGATCGAGTTGCTGGCCACCGTTCCCGAAGCGATCCGCCGCCGGGCGCGTGCCATCGCCATCGATGGCACCTCGGGCACCCTGCTGGCCTGCGGGGCCGATGGCCGCCTGCTGCCGCCGCCCCTGGAGCAGGCCCTGCCGTACCACCTGGCCTGCACGGAACAGTCCGGGGCCATCGCGGCGCTACTGGGCCAGGCCTCCGGCGGCGCCCCCAGCCATCCGGCCACCAGCGCCAGTGGCAGCCTGGCCAGGGCCCTGCGCCTGCTGGCCATGGCCAGGGAAGCGGGGCTGGGGCCGGGCCTGCTGTTGCGCCACCAGGCCGACTGGCTGATGGGCTGGTTGCTGGACGACTGGCGCTGGGGCGAGGAGGGCAACAACGTGCGCCTGGGCTGGGACCTGGAGCAGGGAACCTGGCTCGCTGGTGTGGCGTCAGGCCTGGGCGTGGGGACGCTGCCGCAGATCCGCTCCAGCGGCAGCCTGCTGGGCCCCCTCGCCCCTGCGGCGGCGGCTTGCCTGGGCCTGCCCGGGGACTGCCAGGTGGTGGCGGGCAGCACCGATGCCAATGCCGCCGTGCTGGCCGCCGACCCCCAGGCCGGTGATGGCATCGCCGTGCTGGGCACCACCCTGGTGCTGAAGCAGTTCGTGGCGGCGCCCCTGGCCGGCGTCGGCCTCAGCAACCACCGGGTGGCCGGCCGCTGGCTGGCGGGGGGGGCCTCCAACGCCGGCGCCGGAGTGCTGCGCCGCTTCTTCGACGACGCACGGATCGCCGAGCTGAGCCGCCAGATCACTCCGGACCGCCCGACGGGGCTCAAGCTGCTCCCCCTGAGCCGCAAAGGTGAACGTTTTCCCGTGGACGACCCGGAGCTGGAGCCGATCCTGGAGCCGAGGCCCGTCAGCGATGCCCGCTACCTGCAGGCCCTGCTCGAGGGCCTCACCGCCATTGAGGCGACGGGCTGGCAACGGCTGCGGCAGCTGGGGGCGCCGGCCCTGCAGCGGGTGATCAGCGTCGGTGGCGGCGCCCGCAACAGCCAGTGGCGGGCCCTGCGCTCGCGGGCCCTGGAGATCCCGGTTCTGAACCGACCGAAACGAACGGCGGCCCTGGGCATGGCCCTGCTGGCCAGGGCCAGCCTCAGGATGGAGATCCAATCACCACCCCTACGGCCATGA
- the metK gene encoding methionine adenosyltransferase: MSRFVFTSESVTEGHPDKICDQVSDAVLDALLAQDPASRVACETVVNTGLCLITGEVTTSARVDFNTLVRGVIEQIGYSGARAGGFDARSCAVLIALDQQSPDIAQGVDEADDHDGDPLDKVGAGDQGIMFGYACDETPELMPLPISLAHRLALRLAQVRHDGSLGYLLPDGKTQVSVEYENNRPVAIDTILISTQHTAEVEGLSDEKAVQQRIKDDLWTQVVLPATADLPLKPTKEGTRFYVNPTGKFVVGGPQGDAGLTGRKIIVDTYGGYARHGGGAFSGKDPTKVDRSAAYAARYVAKALVAAGLAHKAEVQLSYAIGVARPVSILVESFGTGALDNADLTALVQEHFDLRPGAIIEAFGLRELPQQRGGRFYQDVAAYGHFGRKDLDLPWEDVTAIAATLKQATASRVSAVSGG; this comes from the coding sequence ATGAGCCGTTTCGTCTTCACCTCGGAATCGGTGACGGAAGGCCACCCCGACAAGATCTGTGACCAGGTCAGCGATGCCGTGCTCGACGCCCTGCTGGCCCAGGACCCCGCCAGCCGGGTGGCCTGCGAGACGGTGGTCAACACCGGCCTCTGCCTGATCACGGGGGAAGTCACCACCAGCGCGCGGGTCGACTTCAACACCCTGGTGCGGGGCGTGATCGAACAGATCGGCTACAGCGGCGCCCGCGCCGGTGGCTTCGATGCCAGGAGCTGCGCCGTGCTGATCGCCCTTGATCAACAGTCGCCGGACATCGCCCAGGGCGTGGATGAGGCGGACGACCACGACGGCGACCCCCTCGACAAGGTGGGCGCCGGCGACCAGGGCATCATGTTCGGCTACGCCTGCGACGAAACCCCGGAGCTGATGCCCCTGCCGATCAGCCTGGCCCACCGGCTGGCCCTGCGGCTCGCCCAGGTGCGCCACGACGGCAGCCTCGGCTACCTGCTCCCCGACGGCAAGACCCAGGTGAGCGTGGAGTACGAGAACAATCGCCCTGTGGCGATCGACACGATCCTCATCTCCACCCAGCACACCGCTGAAGTGGAGGGCCTCAGCGATGAGAAGGCTGTGCAGCAGCGCATCAAGGACGACCTGTGGACGCAAGTGGTGCTCCCCGCCACCGCCGATCTGCCCCTGAAGCCCACCAAGGAAGGCACCCGCTTCTACGTCAACCCCACCGGCAAGTTCGTGGTGGGCGGCCCCCAGGGCGACGCCGGCCTGACGGGCCGCAAGATCATCGTTGACACCTACGGCGGCTATGCCCGCCACGGCGGTGGTGCCTTCTCCGGCAAAGACCCCACCAAGGTCGACCGCTCCGCCGCCTACGCGGCCCGCTATGTGGCCAAGGCGCTTGTGGCGGCAGGTCTGGCCCACAAGGCCGAGGTGCAGCTCAGCTATGCCATTGGCGTGGCCCGGCCCGTGAGCATCCTGGTGGAAAGCTTCGGCACCGGCGCCCTCGACAACGCCGACCTCACCGCCCTGGTGCAGGAGCATTTCGACCTGCGGCCCGGCGCGATCATTGAGGCCTTCGGCCTGCGGGAACTGCCCCAGCAGCGGGGGGGACGCTTCTACCAGGACGTGGCGGCCTACGGACACTTCGGCCGCAAGGACCTCGACCTTCCCTGGGAGGACGTGACCGCTATCGCCGCCACCCTGAAGCAGGCGACGGCGAGCCGTGTCAGCGCTGTTTCTGGGGGTTGA
- a CDS encoding HAD family hydrolase, giving the protein MVHLSLRGTPLPCGDRPLEAVLFDKDGTMSQSEPMLVALAQARVFHCLALADLAAGDPERHRDLGDLLHRAYGLAPEGVHPAGTMAVASRDQNLVATATALVQVGLGWPEALAMAEAVFARTDALHGQGSEQRPAPTAGLRPLLETLLRAGVRCAVISNDHVEGIEAFLAAHDLAAYVQAIWSAEHQPRKPDPAAVHGLCAELGVAVESCALIGDANSDLRMARAAGVPVVLGYRAGWRRPVELDASFLQLDHWRELTVVPQSVSTLAAPSIAAGASHPLGISSPID; this is encoded by the coding sequence ATGGTTCACCTTTCCCTGCGGGGCACCCCGCTTCCCTGCGGGGACAGGCCACTGGAGGCGGTGCTGTTCGACAAGGACGGCACCATGAGCCAAAGCGAGCCCATGCTCGTGGCCCTGGCCCAGGCCAGGGTCTTTCACTGTCTGGCCCTGGCCGATCTAGCCGCCGGCGACCCGGAGCGTCACCGCGACCTGGGCGACCTGCTGCACCGCGCCTACGGCCTTGCCCCTGAAGGCGTCCATCCTGCCGGCACCATGGCGGTGGCCAGCCGTGACCAGAACCTGGTGGCCACCGCCACCGCCCTTGTGCAGGTGGGACTGGGCTGGCCCGAAGCCCTGGCCATGGCCGAAGCCGTGTTCGCTCGTACCGACGCCCTGCACGGCCAGGGAAGCGAGCAGCGGCCGGCCCCCACCGCCGGTCTGCGCCCGCTGCTGGAGACCCTGCTGCGGGCGGGGGTGCGCTGCGCCGTGATCAGCAACGACCACGTGGAAGGCATCGAGGCTTTCCTGGCCGCCCACGATCTGGCCGCCTACGTGCAGGCCATCTGGAGCGCCGAACATCAACCCCGCAAGCCTGACCCCGCCGCCGTCCATGGCCTGTGCGCCGAACTGGGCGTGGCCGTGGAGAGCTGTGCCCTGATCGGCGACGCCAACAGCGACCTGCGCATGGCCCGGGCCGCCGGGGTGCCGGTGGTGCTGGGCTACCGGGCCGGATGGCGGCGGCCGGTGGAGCTGGATGCGTCCTTCCTGCAGCTGGATCACTGGCGGGAACTCACCGTGGTGCCCCAAAGCGTCTCGACGCTGGCGGCTCCGTCCATCGCTGCCGGGGCCAGCCATCCTTTGGGAATAAGCTCACCCATCGACTGA